GGTACCCCATTGCAAAATTCTATACAAGAACTGTGGTCATTGATGCACTTTATATTGCCTGATGTATTCTCCAGTCATTCCGAGTTCAAAGAGTGGTTTGGTGATCCTATAACAGCGGCCATTGAAGCAGAACAGATAGCAGGATCAGTTGATTCAAGTGGCAAACCCAATGAGCTAGTAACCAAACTTCACTGTGTACTTAGGCCATACCTGCTTAGACGGTTGAAGAAAGATGTGGAGAAACAAATGCCGTCAAAATACGAACATGTGATCAAATGCACATTGACACGCCGCCAAAGAACTTTATATGATGAATTCATGTCATGCGCTTCAACATCAGATACGCTTAAAACTGGCAGCTATCACGGGGTGTTGAATATCATGATGCAGTTAAGGAAGATTTGTAACCATCCAGATCAGCTCAACCCTAGATTAGTTGAATCACCACTTAACGTGGGTAGCAGCTGCACTGTGGCCACTGACATACCTAACATGTTACACATCTATAACGAGTCTTGTGGccaattgaaaaattggtCAATTGACGGTCATTTCGGTAGTAGTTGCATTGGAAATTACACTAGTCTAtctaatgatataaatatcattggTAATAGAGTTGCAGGTTACACTACTTTTAgacaaataaaaaataattacgACAAACTTTGGTGCAGATTTCCATCTTATTCACAAATTTATGTGAGTGAGATTTATCAAGATCATAATATCTGCCGTCTGTCACTAGATAACTATGGCATATATTGTGGTGCAGAAAAGCATGGCATTTCTAGTGATTGCGTTAATTTGTctaacaatttgtatatgaaTCACGACAGCATGAATTTTCCTTGCACCATAAATCACTCATCAGATTTGTTAAGAgatattgacaaattaatttcgTTTGACAGTTTCCTCGGggaaaatataataaaccCCCAAGTTCCAAAGTTTTTACAGGTTTCTAATCCATTAGTGCATTTTGAAACCTACAAAAATTACCTCTTCCGATGTAACTACAATGCGGTTGTAGACACCGATCAATTTACAATTCCCTATTATTCTGGAAGTGGAGGGATATTAAAACGCCAatctattattaataaaatggCACGTCATTTGCACTTTATTAAATCATTGGATAATCCGCTGGAATTTTTGCACCATAGCCAATCTCTAATATTACCCCCAAAATCAGCTCTACATGATGACTGCGGCAAGTTTCACGTCTTGGTAATTCACTAGTTAATATAGGGAGATCTATTAGAGAAACTCAAGAAGGAAAACCATAGGTGTTTATTGTACACCCAATTTTCTAAGATGTTGGACATTTTGGAAAGTTGGATATGTACCAGGGGTTATATCTACGTTAGATTAGATGGCAAAACTAAGGTAAACACCTGTAAAAATTAGGTGGATCAGAGGCAGAGAATAGTTACAAGATTTAACGAAGATCCAAAGATTTTTTTGTTCATATCATCCACTAGGGCTGGGGGTATTGGTTTAAATCTTACGGGGGCTGATACGGTCATCTTTTACGATACCGATTGGAATCCGGCTATGGACCGTCAGGCTATGGATCGCTGCCACCGCATAGGCCAGACAAAGGATGTAAATGTTTACCGTCTAGTTTCTGAATATACAGTGGAGGAGAATATTTGGCGCAAGCAACTCATCAAACGCAAGTTGGACGATGTTGTGGTGGATCAGGGCAAATTTGGAGGTGAAATATGGTTTAACAACGCTACCACACTTAAGGATATGATTGTATCCCATAAAATAGAGGGAGATGATGAGGAACTTTATGGCAAGCGTATTCTGCACGAATCAGAAACACTCCCCGATGCTCCTACTAGGGCCTTGAAACTTATGGCAATGGTGGAGGAAGAGgatgataaaattgttactagTAAAAAAGATGATAAAGATGAGTTTAAAGAGCATTTTAGTGCTGATACATTTGCCACAATTCCTGCACTAGTGACTTTATGTGTCAAATTCCTTAAAAGATACAATACCCCTAACCTATCTCACCTGGTTAACGAATTCCGGATTAAGATCGATGCAGAAGCTGCTATGTAAGCGAATAAGCAATGAAACTAAGTAATTTATcctatttttacaattataatagtttattGGTTCGATCGCGAGTACATATCGTAGAAACGGCAATGCCTATGTGTTAAAAACTTATACTATAACTATAAGTTGGGCCATGCAACCattaaattgtcaaattattttaatactGCGCCAGGTATGATAAAATCGattaaatgatttcatCGTGtactattatttaaagaAGTAATTAGTGCAATCTCCAAGgctataatattattttactttactttatctatatatgtaattcCATATATAGTAAATgatcaataattatacgTTAGCTATTAATATAAACTGGTATACAGCTATCTCAACAAATATTCACGTGCGAGTGATGCTGTCTGATCAAGGCCTGCATTTCTTCAACTAAAGTCTTGGCTGCCACTCTAGGATTTGACGATTTTGATATACCGCGGCTAACAGAAATGATGATCCCTTTACCATCTTCTCTTAGccctaaaattattagtttCTTTACCATGTTTGATAACCTGAGACAAATCTCCCTGCTGGGCGCCAATTCCCGGAACCAAGAACCATGACGTAGATATCTTACGGGCGTTAATTATCGAATCTATTTTGGTGCTCCCGATGACAAATCCAATAGCTTCACCGACGGACTCCATTTGGTTGCCTTTACTGAGTAATTAACTTACACGATGAAAACCTATCCCCCTCTTGTATAAtgtgcaaaaataatttatcattgcCAACGGCTGCAGATTGTATGACATCAGCAGATGGGTTAGATGTTGATGCTAAAATGAATACTGAATTATAGGGTTTATTTGCAATGCTAGAAGTTACTGCAGATTTTAGAACATCTAATCCCATATACATGTTAACAGTAACAGCGTCTGCTTTTATATAGTCGAAGGTAAATTTCACGTAATGGTTCATTGTATTGCTGATATCCCCAAATTTACAATCTAAAATAACTGGTATATCACCAGAAATCCACTCTACAATATCCTTTAACGCCTAAATGAATAGTTGTAACTACTTTTATGCCTTCAAAACCGAATTGAATAAAAAAGGCCAGGTTTGGCTTTACACATAGTAGAAACTCTTTGGTCtcatttatcaaatattggcagtaacaaattaattgagtGACTATGTTATCATTCTGCGTTGGTTTATAGTTTTGTGTTTTACAAAACTCAACAATGTCATCTAGACATGGGTCCAAACCCAAACACAATAACGATTTATTAGAAATAAATCGGGATTCTATTTTTTGGAGAAATGGCATAATAAAGCATATGTGATAACTAAGCTAGTGTAATGGTtaaacattattaaattccCACAAACCTATTTATACTATATTGTGTTGTGTTCAAAATGTGAATCgttgtatattaaattaaaaattcccATTAATATCTTATTAATGGGAAATTATGGAAGATGCTCAATATATCACATTGTGTCAAAGTGCACCAACTGCATTCATAACAACATTACTCTATCATTAGACAGTATTGATTAAATACTCATCCTAGATAATTATTTCCATgcatctaaataattattattagtatCCAGTATGTTCCcttttgacaaaatttCCCCTTATAAACAGGATACAGCACTCAgaatttttatatccaCCATTGTATTGTTATATTCTGGAGTATATTTGCCGCTTTCTACCAATGTAAGTACAATCATTAATGTAGTTATTTAGTAACcaacatttaaaatttggGCTGgtttttgtaaattttgctggccaaaaaattgattcatGGAAAGGTAGcgttaataaaatttgttaccAAGTAATAATCcattttatttagaatGATAAAACGTATAACAATTACATAGATTGCAACCATGCATATTTGTTCTATTTACTAGGTGCTATTGTGGGTCTGCTTTCAATTAGT
The DNA window shown above is from Babesia microti strain RI chromosome III, complete genome and carries:
- a CDS encoding orotidine-5'-phosphate decarboxylase (overlaps_old_locusTagID:BBM_III01630); the encoded protein is MPFLQKIESRFISNKSLLCLGLDPCLDDIVEFCKTQNYKPTQNDNIVTQLICYCQYLINETKEFLLCVKPNLAFFIQFGFEGIKALKDIVEWISGDIPVILDCKFGDISNTMNHYVKFTFDYIKADAVTVNMYMGLDVLKSAVTSSIANKPYNSVFILASTSNPSADVIQSAAVGNDKLFLHIIQEGDRFSSCNQMESVGEAIGFVIGSTKIDSIINARKISTSWFLVPGIGAQQGDLSQVIKHGLREDGKGIIISVSRGISKSSNPRVAAKTLVEEMQALIRQHHSHVNIC